Proteins encoded by one window of Sciurus carolinensis chromosome 12, mSciCar1.2, whole genome shotgun sequence:
- the LOC124961068 gene encoding E-selectin-like isoform X1 — protein sequence MIASQILSTLTFVLLLRESAAWTYGVSTSNMTYDEASAYCQQRYTHLVAIQNKEEIEYLNATLSYSPSYYWIGIRKVNGVWVWVGTQKPLTKEAENWAPGEPNNKQNNEDCVEIYIKRPEGSGMWNDERCSKRKLALCYTAACNQASCSGHGECIETINNYTCRCQPGFRGLECEQVVTCEAQKDPEHGRLDCTAPFGTFSYSSSCSVSCDEGYLPSSTETSQCTFSGEWSAPPPTCKVVECDALAHPPHGTVDCGPNSGSVPWNTTCAFDCEEGFERVGAQNLKCTSTGSWDDEKLRCKAVTCEAIPMLQNGSVHCVHSKAGELTFKSSCKFTCDGGFRLLGPAQVECTAQGQWSQQIPVCAAFQCAALSSPERGHVNCLPSASGGFQNGSSCRFSCEPGFALKGSERLECGPTGEWDSEKPACEAVQCAALSAPRNGSVRCTPSPTGKFPYKSSCTFHCEDGFDLHGSAQLECTSQGQWTHEVPSCQVVQCSSLAAPGKVNVSCSGEPVAGTVCEFACPEGWTLNGSAALTCGATGHWSGTLPTCEALPESNIPLAAGLSAAGTSLLTVTSVLLWLRKKARKFVPASSCQSLESYGNYQMPSDSI from the exons ATGATTGCTTCACAGATTCTCTCCACTCTCACTTTTG TGCTCCTCCTTAGAGAGAGTGCAGCCTGGACTTACGGTGTGTCCACAAGCAACATGACTTATGACGAGGCCAGTGCTTACTGTCAGCAGAGGTACACACATCTGGTCGCAATTCAAAACAAGGAGGAGATCGAGTACCTGAACGCCACGTTGAGCTATTCTCCAAGTTACTACTGGATCGGAATCAGAAAGGTCAATGGCGTGTGGGTCTGGGTGGGGACCCAGAAGCCCCTGACCAAAGAAGCCGAGAACTGGGCTCCAGGAGAACCAAACAACAAGCAGAACAACGAGGACTGCGTGGAGATCTACATCAAGAGACCAGAAGGTTCCGGCATGTGGAACGATGAGAGATGCAGCAAGAGGAAGCTTGCGCTGTGCTACACAG CTGCCTGCAACCAGGCCTCCTGCAGTGGCCATGGCGAGTGTATAGAGACCATCAACAACTACACCTGCAGGTGTCAGCCCGGCTTCCGTGGACTCGAGTGTGAGCAAG TTGTGACCTGTGAAGCACAGAAGGACCCTGAGCATGGAAGGCTGGATTGCACTGCACCCTTTGGGACCTTCAGCTACAGTTCCTCCTGCTCCGTCAGCTGCGATGAGGGCTACCTGCCAAGCAGCACGGAGACCAGCCAGTGTACATTCTCTGGGGAATGGAGTGCTCCTCCTCCCACCTGCAAAG TGGTTGAGTGTGATGCTTTGGCACACCCACCCCACGGCACTGTGGACTGTGGCCCGAACTCTGGAAGTGTCCCCTGGAACACCACGTGTGCCTTTGACTGTGAGGAAGGATTTGAGCGCGTGGGAGCGCAGAACCTGAAGTGCACCTCCACCGGGAGCTGGGATGATGAGAAGCTGCGGTGCAAAG CTGTGACGTGTGAAGCCATCCCCATGCTGCAGAACGGCTCTGTGCACTGTGTCCACTCCAAGGCTGGAGAGCTCACCTTCAAGTCGTCCTGCAAATTCACCTGTGACGGGGGCTTCAGGCTGCTGGGGCCAGCCCAGGTCGAATGCACAGCACAAGGCCAGTGGTCACAGCAAATTCCAGTGTGTGCAG CTTTCCAGTGTGCAGCCTTATCCAGCCCGGAGCGAGGCCATGTGAATTGTCTTCCTAGTGCTTCTGGAGGCTTCCAAAATGGATCCAGCTGTAGGTTCTCCTGTGAGCCAGGATTTGCTTTGAAGGGATCTGAAAGGCTCGAGTGTGGCCCCACTGGGGAGTGGGACAGTGAGAAGCCCGCGTGTGAAG CTGTGCAGTGTGCTGCTCTCTCTGCGCCCCGGAACGGCTCTGTGAGGTGCACTCCTTCCCCCACTGGGAAGTTCCCCTACAAGTCCTCTTGCACCTTCCACTGTGAGGACGGCTTTGACCTACACGGATCAGCTCAGCTGGAGTGCACATCTCAGGGACAGTGGACACACGAGGTCCCCTCCTGCCAAG TGGTGCAGTGCTCAAGCCTGGCAGCTCCAGGAAAGGTCAACGTGAGCTGCAGTGGAGAGCCTGTGGCTGGCACTGTGTGTGAGTTTGCGTGTCCCGAAGGCTGGACGCTCAATGGCTCTGCGGCTCTGACGTGTGGTGCCACAGGACACTGGTCTGGGACGCTGCCTACCTGTGAAG CTCTGCCCGAGTCCAACATTCCCTTGGCAGCTGGACTTTCTGCTGCAGGAACCTCTCTCCTGACAGTGACATCAGTTCTCCTCTGGCTTCGGAAGAAAG cAAGGAAATTTGTCCCTGCTAG CAGCTGCCAAAGCCTGGAATCCTATGGAAACTACCAGATGCCTTCAGACTCCATCTAA
- the LOC124961068 gene encoding E-selectin-like isoform X2, with the protein MIASQILSTLTFVLLLRESAAWTYGVSTSNMTYDEASAYCQQRYTHLVAIQNKEEIEYLNATLSYSPSYYWIGIRKVNGVWVWVGTQKPLTKEAENWAPGEPNNKQNNEDCVEIYIKRPEGSGMWNDERCSKRKLALCYTAACNQASCSGHGECIETINNYTCRCQPGFRGLECEQVVTCEAQKDPEHGRLDCTAPFGTFSYSSSCSVSCDEGYLPSSTETSQCTFSGEWSAPPPTCKVVECDALAHPPHGTVDCGPNSGSVPWNTTCAFDCEEGFERVGAQNLKCTSTGSWDDEKLRCKAVTCEAIPMLQNGSVHCVHSKAGELTFKSSCKFTCDGGFRLLGPAQVECTAQGQWSQQIPVCAAFQCAALSSPERGHVNCLPSASGGFQNGSSCRFSCEPGFALKGSERLECGPTGEWDSEKPACEAVQCAALSAPRNGSVRCTPSPTGKFPYKSSCTFHCEDGFDLHGSAQLECTSQGQWTHEVPSCQVVQCSSLAAPGKVNVSCSGEPVAGTVCEFACPEGWTLNGSAALTCGATGHWSGTLPTCEALPESNIPLAAGLSAAGTSLLTVTSVLLWLRKKARKFVPASCQSLESYGNYQMPSDSI; encoded by the exons ATGATTGCTTCACAGATTCTCTCCACTCTCACTTTTG TGCTCCTCCTTAGAGAGAGTGCAGCCTGGACTTACGGTGTGTCCACAAGCAACATGACTTATGACGAGGCCAGTGCTTACTGTCAGCAGAGGTACACACATCTGGTCGCAATTCAAAACAAGGAGGAGATCGAGTACCTGAACGCCACGTTGAGCTATTCTCCAAGTTACTACTGGATCGGAATCAGAAAGGTCAATGGCGTGTGGGTCTGGGTGGGGACCCAGAAGCCCCTGACCAAAGAAGCCGAGAACTGGGCTCCAGGAGAACCAAACAACAAGCAGAACAACGAGGACTGCGTGGAGATCTACATCAAGAGACCAGAAGGTTCCGGCATGTGGAACGATGAGAGATGCAGCAAGAGGAAGCTTGCGCTGTGCTACACAG CTGCCTGCAACCAGGCCTCCTGCAGTGGCCATGGCGAGTGTATAGAGACCATCAACAACTACACCTGCAGGTGTCAGCCCGGCTTCCGTGGACTCGAGTGTGAGCAAG TTGTGACCTGTGAAGCACAGAAGGACCCTGAGCATGGAAGGCTGGATTGCACTGCACCCTTTGGGACCTTCAGCTACAGTTCCTCCTGCTCCGTCAGCTGCGATGAGGGCTACCTGCCAAGCAGCACGGAGACCAGCCAGTGTACATTCTCTGGGGAATGGAGTGCTCCTCCTCCCACCTGCAAAG TGGTTGAGTGTGATGCTTTGGCACACCCACCCCACGGCACTGTGGACTGTGGCCCGAACTCTGGAAGTGTCCCCTGGAACACCACGTGTGCCTTTGACTGTGAGGAAGGATTTGAGCGCGTGGGAGCGCAGAACCTGAAGTGCACCTCCACCGGGAGCTGGGATGATGAGAAGCTGCGGTGCAAAG CTGTGACGTGTGAAGCCATCCCCATGCTGCAGAACGGCTCTGTGCACTGTGTCCACTCCAAGGCTGGAGAGCTCACCTTCAAGTCGTCCTGCAAATTCACCTGTGACGGGGGCTTCAGGCTGCTGGGGCCAGCCCAGGTCGAATGCACAGCACAAGGCCAGTGGTCACAGCAAATTCCAGTGTGTGCAG CTTTCCAGTGTGCAGCCTTATCCAGCCCGGAGCGAGGCCATGTGAATTGTCTTCCTAGTGCTTCTGGAGGCTTCCAAAATGGATCCAGCTGTAGGTTCTCCTGTGAGCCAGGATTTGCTTTGAAGGGATCTGAAAGGCTCGAGTGTGGCCCCACTGGGGAGTGGGACAGTGAGAAGCCCGCGTGTGAAG CTGTGCAGTGTGCTGCTCTCTCTGCGCCCCGGAACGGCTCTGTGAGGTGCACTCCTTCCCCCACTGGGAAGTTCCCCTACAAGTCCTCTTGCACCTTCCACTGTGAGGACGGCTTTGACCTACACGGATCAGCTCAGCTGGAGTGCACATCTCAGGGACAGTGGACACACGAGGTCCCCTCCTGCCAAG TGGTGCAGTGCTCAAGCCTGGCAGCTCCAGGAAAGGTCAACGTGAGCTGCAGTGGAGAGCCTGTGGCTGGCACTGTGTGTGAGTTTGCGTGTCCCGAAGGCTGGACGCTCAATGGCTCTGCGGCTCTGACGTGTGGTGCCACAGGACACTGGTCTGGGACGCTGCCTACCTGTGAAG CTCTGCCCGAGTCCAACATTCCCTTGGCAGCTGGACTTTCTGCTGCAGGAACCTCTCTCCTGACAGTGACATCAGTTCTCCTCTGGCTTCGGAAGAAAG cAAGGAAATTTGTCCCTGCTAG CTGCCAAAGCCTGGAATCCTATGGAAACTACCAGATGCCTTCAGACTCCATCTAA